A single Populus alba chromosome 7, ASM523922v2, whole genome shotgun sequence DNA region contains:
- the LOC118043518 gene encoding protein SUPPRESSOR OF npr1-1, CONSTITUTIVE 1-like yields MIDPKHRRSLGISANIGCFFIGRQKDYVAEVLEGRYGCNPEDDFGTLIERSLIKVDDSGTISMHDLLRETGRGIVKDESPENPAQRSRIWCQEDAWKVLKMQMGTKVVQGLALDVRRSEEKSLSTRSFAKMKFLKLLQINGADLTRSFKRLLKVLTWICWLECPLRFLPSDFSLDYVVVIDMKYSNIRELWKEKKILNNLKIIDLSYSCNLVKTPNLYSSSLEKLLLEGCSSLVEMHQSIGHSKSLVCLNISGCLQLKELSECMGDIESFATLLADGINEEQFVSIIRHLKCVRKLLWRGHWDWKWNLPYWPSPNSSWISAFLLSPTFTIWRVLGRLKLVNYGLSERATNDVDFGGLSSLEELDLSRNKFFDLPSGIGILFKLRLMRVEHCSN; encoded by the exons ATGATCGATCCAAAGCATAGACGCTCGCTCGGGATCTCTGCAAATATTGGATGCTTCTTTATTGGTAGACAGAAAGATTACGTAGCAGAAGTGCTAGAAGGACGTTATGGTTGCAATCCAGAAGATGATTTCGGAACTCTCATTGAAAGGTCTCTGATTAAAGTTGATGATTCTGGAACGATAAGCATGCATGATCTATTACGAGAGACGGGAAGGGGGATCGTTAAGGATGAGTCACCTGAAAATCCTGCACAAAGGAGCAGAATTTGGTGTCAAGAGGATGCATGGAAAGTACTCAAGATGCAGATG GGAACAAAAGTTGTACAGGGCCTTGCACTGGATGTGAGAAGATCGGAAGAGAAATCACTAAGCACAAGATCATTTGCAAAAatgaaattcttaaaattaCTGCAAATCAATGGAGCAGATCTCACCAGATCTTTCAAACGGCTTTTGAAAGTGTTGACGTGGATTTGTTGGCTTGAATGTCCTTTGAGATTTTTGCCATCCGATTTTTCACTGGACTACGTAGTTGTTATTGATATGAAGTACAGTAACATCAGAGAActatggaaggaaaaaaag ATTCTCAACAATCTAAAAATCATTGATCTCAGTTATTCATGTAACCTTGTTAAAACACCAAACTTGTACAGTTCAAGTTTAGAGAAGCTATTGCTTGAAGGTTGCTCAAGTTTAGTTGAGATGCATCAATCTATTGGACATTCAAAGTCTCTTGTTTGTTTGAATATTTCGGGGTGTTTACAACTCAAGGAGCTGTCGGAATGCATGGGTGATATTGAGTCATTCGCTACGCTTCTAGCAGATGGAATTAACGAGGAGCAATTTGTCTCTATAATTAGACATTTGAAGTGTGTGAGGAAGTTGTTATGGCGCGGACACTGGGACTGGAAGTGGAACTTACCATATTGGCCTTCACCAAATTCTTCTTGGATTTCAGCTTTTCTTCTATCTCCAACTTTCACTATTTGGAGAGTATTGGGAAGGCTAAAACTTGTTAATTATGGTTTGTCTGAACGTGCAACTAATGATGTTGATTTTGGAGGTTTGTCCTCTCTCGAAGAGTTGGATCTATCAAGAAACAAGTTCTTCGATCTGCCTTCTGGCATCGGCATCCTTTTTAAGCTGCGGCTTATGAGGGTTGAGCATTGTAGcaattag
- the LOC118043531 gene encoding uncharacterized protein, with translation MAPLKYLICFSLRQVLLLFLVLFLFTFLLPFASSDSDQTQLEAKQFLVRRRMLEVGTNEDQVPKKKSTNLSSKNQTKLAKPSLSTKNQTKLIKTGSLSTKNQTKITKSTNATKATPTPSNSTSQLKKLNSTSQLKKLNSTSKAAANSAPAKKTSDLLKLGPSTNKTTKPTSTKQTQSLVDKKVGDTESQKQNKNQKQTNPKKTTQTKKQQSWLDQDDDDDLVAEFRDLPSKFHQTIIPDLERLSITSKKYLTQANKDLTKGFKPIVGNKYASTIASTVSFAFILIPLLLVSLVFNRIKAYFSIQKILIFIQVYLSIYFTILCLSALVTGLEPLKFFYATSQSNYVCLMVFQTLGYVLYLLLLLMYLILVFSAECGMGSKLLGLGQTMVGYAIGLHYYVAVFHRVVLHQPPKTNWKIHGIYATCFLVICLFANAERRKKAYLEEGGEEGKKN, from the coding sequence ATGGCTCCACTCAAGTACTTGATCTGTTTCAGTCTCAGACAGGTACTTCtgctttttcttgttttgtttctgttcacTTTTCTTCTCCCCTTTGCCTCCTCAGACAGTGATCAAACACAGCTTGAAGCCAAACAGTTTCTTGTTAGAAGAAGAATGTTAGAAGTGGGAACGAATGAAGACCAAGTACCCAAGAAAAAGAGCACCAATTTGTCCAGCAAGAACCAAACCAAGCTCGCCAAGCCTAGCCTATCtacaaaaaaccaaaccaagctCATCAAGACTGGCAGCCTATCTACCAAGAACCAAACCAAGATTACAAAATCTACAAATGCAACCAAAGCAACACCCACCCCTTCCAACTCCACTTCTCAGCTCAAAAAGCTAAACTCTACTTCACAGCTCAAGAAACTCAATTCCACATCAAAAGCCGCAGCCAATTCTGCCCCCGCCAAGAAAACATCAGATCTTCTGAAACTAGGCCCATCCACTAACAAAACAACCAAACCCACTTccacaaaacaaacacaaagccTTGTAGACAAGAAAGTCGGTGACACAGaatcccaaaaacaaaacaagaaccaGAAACAAACCAACCCAAAAAAGACCACTCaaactaaaaagcaacaaagctGGCTTGACCAGGATGATGACGATGATTTGGTTGCTGAATTCAGAGATCTACCGTCGAAGTTTCATCAAACTATCATACCAGACCTTGAGAGACTCTCCATAACATCCAAGAAATACCTTACGCAAGCCAACAAAGATTTGACTAAGGGGTTCAAGCCAATTGTTGGCAATAAATATGCATCTACCATTGCCTCTACAGTCTCTTTTGCATTCATTTTAATACCTCTACTTCTGGTTTCTCTTGTCTTTAATCGTATcaaagcttatttctctatacaAAAGATCTTGATTTTCATCCAAGTTTATCTCTCCATCTACTTCACCATTCTCTGCCTCTCTGCATTAGTTACTGGCCTTGAACCCTTGAAGTTTTTCTACGCTACTTCACAGTCCAATTACGTTTGTTTAATGGTGTTTCAAACCCTAGGCTATGTTCTGTACCTGTTGCTTCTCTTGATGTATTTGATCCTGGTTTTTTCCGCCGAGTGTGGGATGGGCTCAAAGCTGTTGGGCCTGGGCCAGACCATGGTGGGCTATGCAATTGGGTTGCATTACTACGTGGCGGTGTTTCATAGGGTTGTGCTGCACCAACCACCCAAGACTAATTGGAAGATTCATGGGATTTATGCCACGTGTTTCCTCGTGATTTGTCTGTTTGCTAACGCTGAGAGGAGAAAGAAGGCCTACTTGGAAGAGGGTGGTGAAGAGGGCAAGAAGAACTAG
- the LOC118043533 gene encoding uncharacterized protein isoform X2 — translation MDKVSPDCPYPGCFFCVMKEGNPSKRRASILKFFRELPSQDDDGQVLPISGLWNTAMAHPNDPEFIELGIFECMAALIWKGLKNRRWLSHDQNIYIPYYAAHIIGSYTMNMEEFAESAVHAGVIAPLVELLRGRLTWVEQRVAVRALGHLATYTNTFPAVASHGEILELSIQLAISSLEIVYSHFYQYVDRRISYHCDLLTRGMGGVEMESRKAEEWASQLQCWSLQLINCFAFKPEFLPTICKPEFLVKLPGMWGGLVNENSPAGIGLLRTICHHKLGRGPVASCPGIIEALCNIARSSDDWQYMAIDCLLWLIQDPSTCHKVIDKAVPALVDLAEITNLGDHKKLGDTIVNVLQECLQSQGTGRNTISNRERELIEELLNSKQRLKWEKNMPKEDLHIKQAAALVVKLEGNSLFSSGNIAGAASKYSEALSLCPMRSKKERVVLYSNRAQCYLLLQQPLAAISDATHAVCLHNPPNCHAKSLWRRAQAYDMLGLAKESLLDAILFINECSQTNDPDLSLRQNKVPDYAERLVKKQMRAAWLFREAAIKHGGVHGEGDVGDIYGHESDGSEWETASESDMGNDGRVEMGDDDDDDDSEWKNEDGRKDKYDKTTLKEDES, via the exons ATGGATAAAGTTTCTCCCGACTGCCCATATCCAGGATGCTTCTTTTGTGTCATGAAGGAAGGAAATCCAAGTAAGCGAAGAGCAAGTATACTGAAATTCTTTAGAGAACTTCCTTCACAGGATGATGATGGCCAGGTTCTCCCGATCAGTGGACTTTGGAACACTGCTATGGCACATCCAAATGACCCCGAGTTCATTGAATTGGGAATATTTGAATGTATGGCTGCTCTTATATGGAAGGGCTTAAAGAATCGCCGCTGGCTTTCTCATgaccaaaacatatatattcctTACTATGCAGCTCATATTATCGGATCCTACACTATGAACATGGAAGAGTTTGCAGAAAGTGCTGTCCATGCTGGCGTAATTGCTCCCTTGGTTGAGCTTTTGAGGGGGAGATTGACATGGGTTGAACAAAGAGTTGCAGTACGAGCACTGGGGCACTTGGCCACATACACCAACACTTTTCCTGCTGTGGCAAGTCATGGCGAAATCCTTGAACTCTCCATCCAACTAGCAATCAGTTCACTCGAAATAGTTTACTCACATTTTTACCAATATGTTGATAGAAGAATTAGTTATCATTGCGATTTGCTTACCCGTGGCATGGGTGGTGTTGAAATGGAGTCCAGGAAAGCAGAGGAATGGGCTAGTCAGTTACAGTGCTGGTCACTTCAACTCATTAATTGCTTTGCTTTCAAGCCCGAATTTCTTCCTACCATATGCAAGCCTGAATTCTTGGTAAAACTGCCAGGCATGTGGGGTGGGCTTGTTAATGAGAATTCCCCTGCTGGTATTGGTTTATTAAGAACAATTTGTCATCATAAGCTTGGTAGGGGACCTGTTGCTAGCTGTCCTGGTATTATCGAGGCATTGTGTAATATAGCTAGGTCATCAGATGACTGGCAGTATATGGCTATAGACTGTCTTCTTTGGTTGATCCAAGATCCAAGCACATGCCATAAG GTCATTGATAAGGCAGTACCTGCACTTGTAGACCTCGCAGAGATTACAAATCTGGGTGATCACAAAAAGCTTGGGGACACCATTGTTAATGTTCTTCAGGAGTGCTTGCAATCACAAGGGACAGGGCGTAACACTATCAGCAACCGTGAAAGGGAACTGATTGAGGAACTATTGAATTCCAAACAAAGATTGAAATGGGAAAAGAACATGCCCAAAGAGGATCTTCATATTAAGCAGGCAGCTGCACTGGTGGTCAAGCTTGAAGGAAATTCCCTTTTCTCATCAGGAAACATAGCTGGTGCTGCATCAAAATATTCGGAAGCTTTGTCATTGTGTCCAATGAGAtccaaaaaagagagagttgtTCTGTACAGTAATCGAGCTCAGTGTTATCTTCTGTTACAGCAGCCATTGGCAGCAATTAGTGATGCTACACATGCAGTGTGTCTTCACAACCCTCCTAACTGCCATGCCAAAAGCCTCTGGAGACGAGCTCAGGCTTATGACATGCTTGGCTTAGCTAAAGAGAGCTTGTTGGATGCCATTCTGTTCATTAACGAATGCTCTCAGACAAATGATCCTGACCTCTCTTTGAGGCAAAACAAAGTTCCTGACTATGCTGAGCGACTAGTCAAAAAGCAGATGCGTGCAGCTTGGTTATTTAGAGAGGCAGCCATCAAACATGGAGGTGTCCATGGTGAGGGTGATGTTGGTGACATCTATGGCCATGAAAGTGATGGTTCGGAATGGGAAACAGCAAGTGAAAGTGACATGGGAAATGATGGGAGGGTTGAAATGggtgacgacgacgacgatgatGATAGTGAATGGAAGAACGAAGATGGGAGGAAagataaatatgataaaacaacattaaaag AAGATGAATCTTGA
- the LOC118043533 gene encoding uncharacterized protein isoform X1, which produces MDKVSPDCPYPGCFFCVMKEGNPSKRRASILKFFRELPSQDDDGQVLPISGLWNTAMAHPNDPEFIELGIFECMAALIWKGLKNRRWLSHDQNIYIPYYAAHIIGSYTMNMEEFAESAVHAGVIAPLVELLRGRLTWVEQRVAVRALGHLATYTNTFPAVASHGEILELSIQLAISSLEIVYSHFYQYVDRRISYHCDLLTRGMGGVEMESRKAEEWASQLQCWSLQLINCFAFKPEFLPTICKPEFLVKLPGMWGGLVNENSPAGIGLLRTICHHKLGRGPVASCPGIIEALCNIARSSDDWQYMAIDCLLWLIQDPSTCHKVIDKAVPALVDLAEITNLGDHKKLGDTIVNVLQECLQSQGTGRNTISNRERELIEELLNSKQRLKWEKNMPKEDLHIKQAAALVVKLEGNSLFSSGNIAGAASKYSEALSLCPMRSKKERVVLYSNRAQCYLLLQQPLAAISDATHAVCLHNPPNCHAKSLWRRAQAYDMLGLAKESLLDAILFINECSQTNDPDLSLRQNKVPDYAERLVKKQMRAAWLFREAAIKHGGVHGEGDVGDIYGHESDGSEWETASESDMGNDGRVEMGDDDDDDDSEWKNEDGRKDKYDKTTLKDIKHGYNLHLAEDES; this is translated from the exons ATGGATAAAGTTTCTCCCGACTGCCCATATCCAGGATGCTTCTTTTGTGTCATGAAGGAAGGAAATCCAAGTAAGCGAAGAGCAAGTATACTGAAATTCTTTAGAGAACTTCCTTCACAGGATGATGATGGCCAGGTTCTCCCGATCAGTGGACTTTGGAACACTGCTATGGCACATCCAAATGACCCCGAGTTCATTGAATTGGGAATATTTGAATGTATGGCTGCTCTTATATGGAAGGGCTTAAAGAATCGCCGCTGGCTTTCTCATgaccaaaacatatatattcctTACTATGCAGCTCATATTATCGGATCCTACACTATGAACATGGAAGAGTTTGCAGAAAGTGCTGTCCATGCTGGCGTAATTGCTCCCTTGGTTGAGCTTTTGAGGGGGAGATTGACATGGGTTGAACAAAGAGTTGCAGTACGAGCACTGGGGCACTTGGCCACATACACCAACACTTTTCCTGCTGTGGCAAGTCATGGCGAAATCCTTGAACTCTCCATCCAACTAGCAATCAGTTCACTCGAAATAGTTTACTCACATTTTTACCAATATGTTGATAGAAGAATTAGTTATCATTGCGATTTGCTTACCCGTGGCATGGGTGGTGTTGAAATGGAGTCCAGGAAAGCAGAGGAATGGGCTAGTCAGTTACAGTGCTGGTCACTTCAACTCATTAATTGCTTTGCTTTCAAGCCCGAATTTCTTCCTACCATATGCAAGCCTGAATTCTTGGTAAAACTGCCAGGCATGTGGGGTGGGCTTGTTAATGAGAATTCCCCTGCTGGTATTGGTTTATTAAGAACAATTTGTCATCATAAGCTTGGTAGGGGACCTGTTGCTAGCTGTCCTGGTATTATCGAGGCATTGTGTAATATAGCTAGGTCATCAGATGACTGGCAGTATATGGCTATAGACTGTCTTCTTTGGTTGATCCAAGATCCAAGCACATGCCATAAG GTCATTGATAAGGCAGTACCTGCACTTGTAGACCTCGCAGAGATTACAAATCTGGGTGATCACAAAAAGCTTGGGGACACCATTGTTAATGTTCTTCAGGAGTGCTTGCAATCACAAGGGACAGGGCGTAACACTATCAGCAACCGTGAAAGGGAACTGATTGAGGAACTATTGAATTCCAAACAAAGATTGAAATGGGAAAAGAACATGCCCAAAGAGGATCTTCATATTAAGCAGGCAGCTGCACTGGTGGTCAAGCTTGAAGGAAATTCCCTTTTCTCATCAGGAAACATAGCTGGTGCTGCATCAAAATATTCGGAAGCTTTGTCATTGTGTCCAATGAGAtccaaaaaagagagagttgtTCTGTACAGTAATCGAGCTCAGTGTTATCTTCTGTTACAGCAGCCATTGGCAGCAATTAGTGATGCTACACATGCAGTGTGTCTTCACAACCCTCCTAACTGCCATGCCAAAAGCCTCTGGAGACGAGCTCAGGCTTATGACATGCTTGGCTTAGCTAAAGAGAGCTTGTTGGATGCCATTCTGTTCATTAACGAATGCTCTCAGACAAATGATCCTGACCTCTCTTTGAGGCAAAACAAAGTTCCTGACTATGCTGAGCGACTAGTCAAAAAGCAGATGCGTGCAGCTTGGTTATTTAGAGAGGCAGCCATCAAACATGGAGGTGTCCATGGTGAGGGTGATGTTGGTGACATCTATGGCCATGAAAGTGATGGTTCGGAATGGGAAACAGCAAGTGAAAGTGACATGGGAAATGATGGGAGGGTTGAAATGggtgacgacgacgacgatgatGATAGTGAATGGAAGAACGAAGATGGGAGGAAagataaatatgataaaacaacattaaaag ATATAAAGCATGGGTACAATTTGCATCTTGCAGAAGATGAATCTTGA